GCTTGCCGGGCTCGCGTGCCTGAATGGCGAACGAAGCGTTGATGAGCACACATTCGGTCTGCGCTTTCGTGGCACGGTTGCAGAGCACGTCGTCGAATATTCGGGCGGCTTCCTGCGGGCTTTTCCCTCCCGAAAGTTCTTCCTGGCGGGCAAGCGAGAAGCCTAAGTCTGCCGGGCGGTAAATGGTCTCGTAGCGGTTGGTCATCACCTTGAACTCGTCGGTGAGCGAGATTTCATCGTATCCGTCGAGGTTGTTCACTACGGCGAAACCGATGCCCAGTTGCTGGAGCGTGTTGGTGTAGAGACGCATCTGGGCGAGGTCTGCCACTCCCAATAGCTGGTATGCCGGCTGGCAGGGATTGATGAGCGGTCCCAACAAGTTGAACAGGGTGCGCACCTGCAACGCCTTGCGCACGCCTGCCACGTGTTTCATTGCCGGATTGAAGAGGGGAGCATGGAGGTATGCCATGTGACAGGTCTCAATGGAGCGGCGCAATCGGTCGGGGTCGGTAGTGAACCGCACGCCGTGTTGTTCCATTACGTTGCTGGCTCCGCTCACCGAAGTGGCGCCATAATTGCCGTGCTTGGCTACGGCGTAGCCTGCTCCTGCCACCACGAAGCAGGCGCAAGTGGAGATATTGAAGGTGTTCTTGCCGTCTCCTCCTGTCCCCACGATGTCGATGGGGCTGTAGTCGGAGAAATCGACGGGGATGCGTGTTTCAAGCAATGCCTGGCGGAAGCCGGCAAGTTCGTCTACTTTGATGCCCCTCATCTGGAATACGGTGAGCAGGACGGCTATCTGTGTATCGTTGTATTTGCCTTGTGTGATGCCTTTCATCAGTCCGTATGCTTCGTCGTGCGAAAGCTCTTCGTGGGCAAATAGTCTTGTAAGTATTGCTTTCATATTGAGTGAGGTTTATAGTTCTTGAAACGCAGATTATCGCAGATTAACGCGGATTGAATTTTTATTATAGGGCATATCCGTAGAAATAAATTTTAATCTGCGGAAATCTGCGTTAATCTGAGTTTCACAATATGTTCTGTGACGCTTAGTGCTCCAGCCAGTTTTGCATGATGCGTTTCCCGTCGGGGGTCAGCACCGATTCGGGATGGAACTGGATGCCTCGGATGTCATATTCGCGGTGGCGCAATGCCATGATGTATCCCTCTTTGCTTAGGGCGAGTGTTTCGAGGCAGGAAGGCAAGGTGTCCTTGTCGACTACCCACGAGTGATAACGCCCTACGGGAATCTCACGGGGTAATCCTTGAAAGAGGTAATCGTCGGCGATGAGGTCTACCGGGCTTTGTATGCCATGGAATACGGTGGAAAGGTTTACCAGTTTTCCGCCGAACACTTCGCCGATCGCCTGTTCGCCCAGACAGATGCCCAGTATAGGCTTCTTTCCGGCATAGGAACGGATTACGTCAAGCAATAATCCGGCTTCTTCGGGGATGCCCGGTCCGGGCGAGAGGACTATCTTGTCGTATGCTTCCAAGTCTTCCAACAGGAATTTGTCGTTGCGGAGCACGGTCACTTCGGCTCCCAATTCTTGCAGTATCTGGCTCAGGTTGTAGGTGAACGAGTCGTAGTTGTCTATAATAACGGTTTTCATTTTTTGAGTTCTTAAAGTTTTTCAGCTATCAGGATGGCTTTTTTCAAGGCTCCCAGTTTGTTGTTCACTTCTTGCAGTTCGTTTTCTTCGTTGCTCAGGGCGGTGATGCCTCCGCCTGCCTGGAACCAAAGTTCGTGGTTGCGGCTTACGAAGGTGCGGATGGTGATGGCCTGGTTCAGGGTTCCGTTCAGCCCGATGAAGCCGATGCAGCCTCCGTATGCACCGCGGTTGTGTGGCTCTATCTCGCTGATGAGTTGCATGGCACGTACTTTGGGGGCGCCGCTCAATGTACCTGCCGGAAAGGTGTCGAAGAACGTGCGGATGGGATTGGCGTCGGCGTTCAGTGTGCCGCTTACCCGGCTCACGAGGTGGATAACGTGGCTATAATATTGCGGTTCTTTGTAGAAAGCTACGTGCGTGCCCGTGCAGTTCCGGCTTAGGTCGTTGCGTGCCAGGTCTACCAGCATCACATGTTCGGCGTTCTCTTTCGGGTCGGCAAGCAGGGCTTCGGTCAGCTTTCGGTCGGTTTCCTTGTTTCCGCTCCTTCGGGTGGTGCCGGCAATGGGGTCGATGGTGGCTTGCCCGTCTTCTATCCTGCAATGGGTCTCGGGCGAGGAACCGAAGATGCGGAATCCTCCGAAGTCGAAGTAGAACAGGTAAGGCGAGGGATTGATGCTGCGCAGGGCGCGGTAGAGCTTGAAGTCGTCTCCCTGGAAATACTGGATGAAACGGCGTGAGAGTACGATTTGGAACACATCGCCCCGCAGGCAATGGGCGATTCCCTTGCGGATGTTTGCCTTGTGCGCTTCATCGGTCAGGGTACTGGTGGTTTCCCCTATGGGGTGGAAACCGTAGGTGGTATAATTACGGTCGTGGATGGCACGTTCTATCTCGCCAATGTGGCTCGGCTCGCTTCCGTCGTTCATCTCGATGAGTACCATTTCGCTCTTGAAATCGTTGAATACGATGATGTACTTATACAGGATGTAGAGGATATCGGGTGCATCGTTCTTGGCTTCGGTGCTGTCTTTCACCTCCACAGGTTCGAAATAGCGCACGGCGTTGAACGAGGTATATCCATACACGCCGCAATAGTCGGCATATTCTCCTTTTACCCGGAAGCGGGCAAGGAAGCGGTTCATCACATCCTCCACCGTACATGCTTCGCTGATAGGAGTTTCTTCGCGCGAGTGGTCGGGATAGATAGCGGTAGCTACATCGTGGCTTACGCTGATGCTGGCTATCGGGTTCAGCCCGATGAACGAACGGTTGTTTTCGCTCCCGTGATAGTCGGAGCTTTCCATCAAGGCGCTTTGCGGAAAGAGGTCGCGCACCTTCAGGTAGGTGCTGACTGGTGTATGCAGGTCGCCCAGCAGCACTTTATGATTGGTATGGTAATGGTAGGTCATTTTTTAGTTAATAATTAATAGTTAATAGTTTAATGTGCTAATAGACAATGTTGCAATGTGCTATGCTAATAGGCAATGTGGCAATGTGCTAATAAACAATGCACATTCTCTCACATTAGCACATTCTCACATTAGCACATTCTCACATTAGCACATTTGCACATTATTCAAATACGTTTCCATGTCCTTGTCCCCTCGTCCCGATACGGTGAGCACCACGATGTCTTCGGGGCGGAAACTGACCTTCTCCAGTGCGCCCAATGCGTGTGCCGATTCCAGTGCGGGGATGATGCCTTCCAGACGGGTCAGTTCGTAGGCGGCACGGATGGCTTCGTCATCGTTGATGGCGAGCACCGTGGCACGGTGTTGTGTGGCAAGGTTGGCGTGCAGGGGACCGATACCCGGATAGTCCAGCCCTGCCGATACCGAGTAGGGTTCCAGGATTTGTCCGTCTTCGTCTTGCATCACGAGGGTTTTCGCTCCGTGTATGATGCCCAGCCGTCCCAGTTGGATGGTGGCGGCAGAGTATCCCGAATGGATGCCCTTTCCGCCTGCTTCGGCGAGTACGATTTTCACCTTGTCGTTGTTCAGGTAATGATAGACGGTGCCGGCGGCGTTGCTTCCTCCGCCCACGCACGCTATCAGATAGTCGGGATAATCACGTCCCTCGTGCTCCATCAGTTGTTTTTTGATTTCTTCGCTGATGACCGATTGCAGGCGTGCCACCATGTCGGGGTAAGGATGAGGCCCTACGGTAGAACCTATCACGTAGTATGTGTCTTCGGGGTGGCAGCACCAGTCGCGTATGGCTTCATTGGTGGCATCCTTCAGGGTTTTGTTTCCCGAGGTGACCGGGCGCACTTCGGCTCCCAGCATCTTCATTTTTTCCACGTTGATGTGCTGGCGTGCCACATCGGTTTCGCCCATATACACCACGCATTCCATGTTCATCAGTGCGCAGACCGTAGCGGTCGCTACTCCGTGCTGTCCGGCTCCGGTTTCGGCGATGATGCGTTTCTTTCCCATTCGCCGTGCCAGCAGCACTTGCCCGATGGCGTTGTTTATCTTGTGTGCGCCTGTATGGTTCAGGTCCTCCCGTTTCAGGTAAATCTTGCATCCGTATTTCTCCGAAAGCCGGTTGGCAAGATACAGGGGAGAGGGACGTCCCACGTAGTCGCGCAACAATTGGGCGAACTCTTGCTTGAAATCATCGCTATCCAATACCCGTAGGTACGCGTCTTTCAGTTCGGTCACGCACCGGTGAAGAATTTCGGGGATGTATGCTCCGCCGAAATTTCCATAATACCCGTTTGAGTCTACTTGATACTTTTTCCGATTCATATTTTGATTGTTTAAGTTATTGCCAATGGGGATAAAAACAAAAAAGGCTGTCGTAAGAACGACAGCCTTTTTTGTATGCCTTGATAAATGATTGTTGGTTATGAGAACAGACAGATACACACGGACTGGGTTAGCTTACGACTTTGGGAGTAGTAAGTAACGCCACCAACGATATGTATTTGTCATTACTGAGTTCATGAGTTTTTTGTTATGTTTCTGTTTAATTCGGGAGCAAATATAGCGATAATTTTTGAAGATGCAAACAAAATGGAATTTTTTTTGTTCTATATCCATAGAAGTTTATTTGTATAAACAAGAAAAAACAACTATCTTCGTAGTACATATATAAAAGGAGAAAATTATGAAATTATTCGGTTATTCAGTAGTGAGCAGCCTGTGCGCATTGGTAATGGGCGTTTTGCTGGTAATGTGGCCCGAGGCCGCAGTGATTTATCTGGTAATAACGGTAGGGGTGCTGTTCCTTTTGCCGGGCTTGTATGGCATATTCGCCTATTTGGCTTCGCGCCGTCAGGCAGAAAGCGGAAGGGCTTTTCCCGTTGTAGCGTTGGGCAGTGCCCTGTTGGGGTTATGGCTCATTGTCATGCCCGATTTCTTTGTCGGCACCCTGATGTATGTGCTGGGTGCATTGCTGGTGTTCGGAGGCGTCAGCCAGCTGATGAATTTTATTTCCATACGGAAGCTCACGGGTACGGTTCCGGGCATATTCTATGTCCTTCCGGTTCTGCTCCTGCTGGCTGGCATCCTGATTCTGGTCAACCCCTTCGAAGCGGCAAAAGTTCCTTTCATTGTCCTCGGCGTATCTTCCATCGTCTATGGCCTGACCGACCTCTTCCGCATCATCCGCTACCGGCAAAAGAAAGAGGCGGGGATAACGGATGTGGAGGTGATAGACGAGTGAAGGGGATGAACCGCGAATAAGCTTAGAAGCTGTTTTGAATTTATCGTGCGATGATTTGGGATGAGTTTTTGAGGCATTTCCGCTTGTGTGATGAGGAAGATAGCGGGCTATCTGACGAAGAACAGAAGCGGAAAGGACCAAAAAAATCGCCCAAAGCACATACGAAAACGGAAACATCAAGACGAGAAAAACTTTTTGGAGAAATTCAAAACAGTTTCTAAATACGGATTTTGCATGGAAGAAATGCAGAATTCCCCGAAAACTGCACGAAAATGATGCAAAATCTGTGTTCCAACGCTTGTTGGCATACTTATTTCCAAGATAATCCTTGGAACATTTAGCTTTGCGGCTGGGCAATATCAGGTTTCATGCCAGTTTAGATATACTGAAACTTTAGTTTTATCCTGCTGAAACTTTTGTTTAAATGCACTGAAACTAAAGTTTCAGTATATCTAAATCGGGTATGAAACTTGTCGCCTTCCCTCATTCAGTCTTTCTTCCAGTTATATTCATGCTTATATAGGTCGTATTCCGGCTCGTTTGTTACACCGTGACGCTTGAATACCTTGCGCACGAAGTCTTGTGCTTGGGGCGTGAAAGGCCGTTCGTGCCGCTTCAGGCGGTAGAACATGTTCTTTCCGAAGCTGTAGAGCAGGTCGTTTTTGATAGCGACGGCATCTTCATGAACCAGCTTGTCGAACATCTTGCTCCAGCCATACGCGTATTTCACGGGCGTATCGTCTATAAACTCGGTACATTTCTTTCCGGTCAGTTTCCGGTTCGGATTGAGCACGCGCACGTAAAGCGTGTCTTCCGGAATGAACTTTGAAGCCTGATAGCGCAGGCATTTGTCCGCCCTTTTACATTGGGCGTTGAGGCACAGCCCGAAGTTTTTCGGGACGCTGTTATAATCCAATTCGTTAATCATTCGTGTATTTTTCGGTTAGTCAGGCATAAAGGTAGGCGTTCTTTCCGGCTTATGCAAGTTTTCGGAATTAATTTTTATCTTGCCGCCTGCTTTCTCTTTGCGCGGGGCTTCCCTTTACGTGCCGGAGCTTTGGACTCGTGCCGGATAATCGCGAAGTGTCTAATTTTTTGACACCTACTGTCTAATTATTTGACACTTCTTGAAATATTAAAATATGTAACTTGTTATAAACGAACGGTTTGGCTTTTTGGCACGGTATTTGCTTGTGTTTGGATAGAAATCTAAAACAAATAATATGAAACACGATTACAGTATGACATTGCGCATCTTTGTACTATCGCTTTTAGCAGGATGCTTTTTGCCGGGCTTTGCCCAGCATATCATTAAAGGAATTGTTACCGATAAAGGGAATGTTCCGCTTTCGGGAGCGACTTGTGCGGTTTATGCTTCCGATTCGGTGTTGGTATCCGGGAGCATGGCGGACGAGAAAGGAAAATTTGCCTTGAAAGGCATTGCACCGGGCGATTATGTCCTGCAAGTGTCTTTTGTCGGTTATCAGAACATGCGCATAGCGATAGAAAATCTGGCGGAAGATGTTGATTTGGGAACGATTGTCTTGCAAGACGATGCGCAGGTGTTGGGCGAAGTAAGCGTAGTGGGTTCTGCCCGAAAGTACAATGTAGACAGGCAGGTCTTGATTCCTACCCAATCCCAAGTGACCATTTCCAACAATGCGTGGACCTTGATGCAGAACATGCAGCTTGCCCGTATCCGGGTGAATCCGGTGACCAATGACATCACGACGTATGAAGGAGATAAGGTCATTCTTCAAATCAACGGGGTAAGCGTGCCGAAAGAAGAAGTTATCGCCTTGCGTGCCCAAGATATCGTGCGGGTGGAATATACCGAGAATCCGGGTGCACGCTATCAGGCGGGAGCCTTGGTCAACTATGTGGTGAAGGAACGCAAGCAAGGCGGGTATGTTTCGGCGGAAGGTTTCCAGAACCTTTCTTCATTGGGCATCAAGCGGTATAGCCTGAACTCCAGCTATAACTGGAAGAAGTCGCAATTGGGCGTAATAGTAGGTTATGAGGAGATGCGTTCCAAGTGGACGAGGGAGAATGAATACCGATACCAGCTTCCCGATTATAGTTTTGTGCGCAAGGAGGAGGGGATGCCTACAAAATACAAAGACCAGACTTTGAATGCTACCTTAAAATACACGCTCTACGAAGCGGACAAATATCAGTTTAATGCCACGTTCCGGAACAAGTACAACAATGTACCGAACCAGTTTTCCGACAGGAAAGGGTATGTGACGGATTCGTACACGGGTGAACGCACTTTCCTTCAGGATTACTCCCAATGGAAAGAAAACTCCTCTTCGCTGGACTTGTATTTCCAGCGCAACCTGAAGAATAAGCAATTCCTTTTATTTAATGTAGTGGGTACATACATCGGTTCGGATAATACCCACCGGTATCAGGAGGATGATGAGAGCGGTCAGGTCTTGTCGGATATTTATTCGAAAATCGATGGGAAGAAATATTCGTTTATCGCCGAAGCCGTGTATGAGGGGAGCAATAAGCATAGTAAGTGGAGTGTAGGAGCACATCATAACCAAAGCTATACAGATAATGCGTATACGGGTGATGTGGTTTCGGACGTGAACCTGCGCTATATGGAATCGTATGTCTTTGCCGATTACCGGTATGCGTATAAGAAGTTCAGTGCTTCCGTTGGGCTGAACGGGAAGTATATCCGCTATAGCCAGAAAGGGGGGAAAGACAAGAATTTCTATTTCGAGCCCCGCCTGCAATTGCAATACCTCTTTACCGATAACCTGATGTTGCGCTATAATGCACGGATTTCATCGTATGCTCCTTCGCTTTCTTCCTTGAATGATACGGAACAGGAGGTGGATATGTGGCAAGTGACACGGGGAAACCCCAACCTTTCCACTTACCAGCGTTACCGTCAGGAGTTATTGTTTTCTTACAATAACCGGTATTTTGGCATAGACATAGTGGGGCGCTATTTCTATGATGATAATCCGATTATGACCAGCCTGTTTTATGAGGACGGGAAGATCGTATCGATGGACGAGAACCACCGGAATATGCACCGGTTGGTGTTCGAGCCTACGTTGAACCTGCATCCCTTTGGTGAATATATTTCCTTGAGCGTTACTCCGGGAATGAACCGGTATATCGTTAATGGCAATTCGTATGTGCACACTTATACGCACTGGTATGTATTTGCTTCGTTAGTAGCCAGCTACAAACGCTGGTTCCTGAATGCATCGATGAATACCCGGTTCAATTCGTTGAGCGGAGAGGTCATTACGTATGGCGAAGCCTTCCACCAAATCGCTTTGGGCTATAATGCCAAGCGGTGGAACGTAACAGCAGGTGTGATGCTTCCTTTCACCAAAGAATATTCCCAAGCTTCCCGAAACCTTTCGGAGATAGCTTCCAGCTATTCGAAGGTATCTACCAAGAGCCTTTCACACCTGTTTTTTATTTCGGCATCGGTCAATCTCGATTTCGGAACGAAGTATAAGGCGGGCAAGCAGAAGCGTTCCAACTCGGATACCGATTCGGGCATCTTGTCCGGCTCGAAGCGGGGAATGGATTGACAGACTTGGATGGTCGGATAAACGCATATAGATGGGATGTCCGATGCAACCGTATGTGTGTGGCTCCGCACCTATATGTCCTGCCCGATGGAGTCCTATGCCTCCGCCTATGCATAAAAAGTCGTGGGTTTTGGATAAATAATCCACCTTGGATAAGCAGGAAATGCGTATCTTCGCAGAAAAGAAATGAAATGATGAAAACACAGACTTTAGGAATGCGAATGATGCTGATGGCGGGGGCGGTGATAGGATGCCTCGCCTTGAGCCTGCCGGCTTTCGGGCAAGGGACAAGAAAAAAGAATTTGCTCGGAGAGACCGATGAGGCTTTCTTCCGTACCGAGGATGCCCGGCGCATCGGAGAGCAAGTATTGATTTACCAGCGGTGCACCGGGGGCTGGCCCAAGAATATCGACATGGCACGCCGGATGACGGATGCCGAAAGGGAACAGGTGCTGAAGGATAAGGAAAGGCGTGACGACTCGACCATCGACAATCATGCCACCACGATGCAGATGGACTTTCTGGCACGCCTGTATCAGGCTACGGGCGATGTGCGGTACCGTGATGCGTTCCGTGCGGGAGTGGACTATCTGCTTTCGGGACAATATGAGAACGGTGGCTGGCCTCAGTTCTGGCCCGTGATGCGCGATTATCAGCCCCATATTACCTTTAACGATGATGCCATCGTAAACTTGTTGGAACTCTGGCAGAAGCTGATGGCGGGGGAAGCCCCTTACGGCGGGGACTTATTAAATAAGGAGTATCAGGGTAAGTTGCACGATTCTTTCGAGAAAGGCATCGGGTGTATTCTGGATTGCCAGATAAAGACGGACGGGGAGCTGACCGTATGGTGCCAGCAACACGATGAGCATACGCTGGAGCCTGCTTCGGCACGGGCATACGAATTGCCTTCGTATTGCTCGCAAGAGAGTGCTGCCATCGTGCGCTTGTTGATGAGCCTTCCCCATCCGGATAAGCGGGTGAAGCGGGCGGTGCATCATGCGATGAAATG
The Phocaeicola salanitronis DSM 18170 genome window above contains:
- the trpB gene encoding tryptophan synthase subunit beta, translated to MNRKKYQVDSNGYYGNFGGAYIPEILHRCVTELKDAYLRVLDSDDFKQEFAQLLRDYVGRPSPLYLANRLSEKYGCKIYLKREDLNHTGAHKINNAIGQVLLARRMGKKRIIAETGAGQHGVATATVCALMNMECVVYMGETDVARQHINVEKMKMLGAEVRPVTSGNKTLKDATNEAIRDWCCHPEDTYYVIGSTVGPHPYPDMVARLQSVISEEIKKQLMEHEGRDYPDYLIACVGGGSNAAGTVYHYLNNDKVKIVLAEAGGKGIHSGYSAATIQLGRLGIIHGAKTLVMQDEDGQILEPYSVSAGLDYPGIGPLHANLATQHRATVLAINDDEAIRAAYELTRLEGIIPALESAHALGALEKVSFRPEDIVVLTVSGRGDKDMETYLNNVQMC
- a CDS encoding DUF6078 family protein — protein: MINELDYNSVPKNFGLCLNAQCKRADKCLRYQASKFIPEDTLYVRVLNPNRKLTGKKCTEFIDDTPVKYAYGWSKMFDKLVHEDAVAIKNDLLYSFGKNMFYRLKRHERPFTPQAQDFVRKVFKRHGVTNEPEYDLYKHEYNWKKD
- a CDS encoding TonB-dependent receptor; its protein translation is MKHDYSMTLRIFVLSLLAGCFLPGFAQHIIKGIVTDKGNVPLSGATCAVYASDSVLVSGSMADEKGKFALKGIAPGDYVLQVSFVGYQNMRIAIENLAEDVDLGTIVLQDDAQVLGEVSVVGSARKYNVDRQVLIPTQSQVTISNNAWTLMQNMQLARIRVNPVTNDITTYEGDKVILQINGVSVPKEEVIALRAQDIVRVEYTENPGARYQAGALVNYVVKERKQGGYVSAEGFQNLSSLGIKRYSLNSSYNWKKSQLGVIVGYEEMRSKWTRENEYRYQLPDYSFVRKEEGMPTKYKDQTLNATLKYTLYEADKYQFNATFRNKYNNVPNQFSDRKGYVTDSYTGERTFLQDYSQWKENSSSLDLYFQRNLKNKQFLLFNVVGTYIGSDNTHRYQEDDESGQVLSDIYSKIDGKKYSFIAEAVYEGSNKHSKWSVGAHHNQSYTDNAYTGDVVSDVNLRYMESYVFADYRYAYKKFSASVGLNGKYIRYSQKGGKDKNFYFEPRLQLQYLFTDNLMLRYNARISSYAPSLSSLNDTEQEVDMWQVTRGNPNLSTYQRYRQELLFSYNNRYFGIDIVGRYFYDDNPIMTSLFYEDGKIVSMDENHRNMHRLVFEPTLNLHPFGEYISLSVTPGMNRYIVNGNSYVHTYTHWYVFASLVASYKRWFLNASMNTRFNSLSGEVITYGEAFHQIALGYNAKRWNVTAGVMLPFTKEYSQASRNLSEIASSYSKVSTKSLSHLFFISASVNLDFGTKYKAGKQKRSNSDTDSGILSGSKRGMD
- the trpD gene encoding anthranilate phosphoribosyltransferase → MKAILTRLFAHEELSHDEAYGLMKGITQGKYNDTQIAVLLTVFQMRGIKVDELAGFRQALLETRIPVDFSDYSPIDIVGTGGDGKNTFNISTCACFVVAGAGYAVAKHGNYGATSVSGASNVMEQHGVRFTTDPDRLRRSIETCHMAYLHAPLFNPAMKHVAGVRKALQVRTLFNLLGPLINPCQPAYQLLGVADLAQMRLYTNTLQQLGIGFAVVNNLDGYDEISLTDEFKVMTNRYETIYRPADLGFSLARQEELSGGKSPQEAARIFDDVLCNRATKAQTECVLINASFAIQAREPGKPIEECVALARQSLESGKAWSTFCKFVEINK
- a CDS encoding anthranilate synthase component I family protein; protein product: MTYHYHTNHKVLLGDLHTPVSTYLKVRDLFPQSALMESSDYHGSENNRSFIGLNPIASISVSHDVATAIYPDHSREETPISEACTVEDVMNRFLARFRVKGEYADYCGVYGYTSFNAVRYFEPVEVKDSTEAKNDAPDILYILYKYIIVFNDFKSEMVLIEMNDGSEPSHIGEIERAIHDRNYTTYGFHPIGETTSTLTDEAHKANIRKGIAHCLRGDVFQIVLSRRFIQYFQGDDFKLYRALRSINPSPYLFYFDFGGFRIFGSSPETHCRIEDGQATIDPIAGTTRRSGNKETDRKLTEALLADPKENAEHVMLVDLARNDLSRNCTGTHVAFYKEPQYYSHVIHLVSRVSGTLNADANPIRTFFDTFPAGTLSGAPKVRAMQLISEIEPHNRGAYGGCIGFIGLNGTLNQAITIRTFVSRNHELWFQAGGGITALSNEENELQEVNNKLGALKKAILIAEKL
- a CDS encoding anthranilate synthase component II, whose product is MKTVIIDNYDSFTYNLSQILQELGAEVTVLRNDKFLLEDLEAYDKIVLSPGPGIPEEAGLLLDVIRSYAGKKPILGICLGEQAIGEVFGGKLVNLSTVFHGIQSPVDLIADDYLFQGLPREIPVGRYHSWVVDKDTLPSCLETLALSKEGYIMALRHREYDIRGIQFHPESVLTPDGKRIMQNWLEH
- a CDS encoding HdeD family acid-resistance protein; the encoded protein is MKLFGYSVVSSLCALVMGVLLVMWPEAAVIYLVITVGVLFLLPGLYGIFAYLASRRQAESGRAFPVVALGSALLGLWLIVMPDFFVGTLMYVLGALLVFGGVSQLMNFISIRKLTGTVPGIFYVLPVLLLLAGILILVNPFEAAKVPFIVLGVSSIVYGLTDLFRIIRYRQKKEAGITDVEVIDE